The DNA sequence CGGCTGCAATGTATCTTGGCGCAAGATCTTACAGATTCTCTCTAAGTCATCTGCGTGAGCTTGAATGAGTTTTGTCGCTTCAAGCTTCAGATTTTCAATGTTATTATCCGTGACATTATCCATATCATCTGAGGCAGTATCCAGACTTGTTTGCAATCGGATATATCCATCATCGAGAAGCATATTCATTTGATAATGGGATGCATCTGCCACACCGTCAAACATACAGTCTAGCAGGGGGATTAGCCAACCAGCCTTACCCCAATTCCTTGCTTCATGATGGGGAATCTTGCGCACCAATTCTCCAGTGCCAAGAGATAAAACAAAAAAGTCCTGTTCGTCGGGAAATAGCTTTTTAGCTTCAACGTAGGCAGATACGGATGGAGAGTTGATAAATACACCACCGTCCACTAAAGCTTTGACGGTATCGCCAATCGGTATGAGTGCAGGTTCAAAGTAGGTCGGTGCTGCTGATGTTGCCCGTGCAGCATGTTTCATCAGCACTGAGCTAAACTCTTCTCGCCAACTTTTGAAGAAAAGCGGTTCCCTATTTTCAATATCGTAGCTGGTAATCAGCGTTTTGGTTAACCCTGTGCCGAGGGTGTCATGACTGAAATACTCATCTAAAACGCGATCGAGCCCTTCATGGGAATAGAGCTCATCAATTAATCCACCCACGGAAGATATGCCTTTCCAGAGTGAACGGGGAAATATTTCCTGTCCTCGGGATTGGTAGATGTCGGCTAAGTCACGGGCCGTGTACTTAGGCTGTCCAGGTTCACCTTGTTTGGAAAAGCCCAGAGCTAAGATGCCTCCGGTTGAGGTGCCAGAGATTAAGTCAAAGCACTTAGAAACAGGCTTTTTGGTCTTTTCTTCTATATGGGCCAGAACGAGAGCGGGGATCAGTCCTCGAATACCGCCCCCATCAATACTTAGAATTTTTTTCATGATTGTCTCCTGTAAGCAAGGTTTTTTACTCAGGCAACATCGCTCATCTAGTGCTAACTATGCAGACCAGAGGAAGAGATGCGATGGGTTTTCGAAAAGGGCCTTGACGCAAAGACGCTAGCCTAGCATCTTACACATAGATAATGAGGCTGCAAAATTTAGTATAAACCGCTTTTGTGATCTTATGAACGGCAGTTTAAATCATTAATATTACCCGCAAACAGGGAGGCGATCGCCCCCACAGTCCCGGCAGGCGATCGCTCCTGATAAATCACGGCACTCCCAGGCAGCGATCGCCCGT is a window from the Candidatus Obscuribacterales bacterium genome containing:
- a CDS encoding patatin-like phospholipase family protein, whose protein sequence is MKKILSIDGGGIRGLIPALVLAHIEEKTKKPVSKCFDLISGTSTGGILALGFSKQGEPGQPKYTARDLADIYQSRGQEIFPRSLWKGISSVGGLIDELYSHEGLDRVLDEYFSHDTLGTGLTKTLITSYDIENREPLFFKSWREEFSSVLMKHAARATSAAPTYFEPALIPIGDTVKALVDGGVFINSPSVSAYVEAKKLFPDEQDFFVLSLGTGELVRKIPHHEARNWGKAGWLIPLLDCMFDGVADASHYQMNMLLDDGYIRLQTSLDTASDDMDNVTDNNIENLKLEATKLIQAHADDLERICKILRQDTLQPV